The Clostridium sp. DL-VIII DNA window GGAACTAAATTAGACAATGTTAAAGAGCCTATAGAAATTGGACGTATTGTAAGATCATTTGATCCATGCGTATCGTGTGCAACTCATTTAATTGGAAGCACAGGTGATACAGAAATAGTCGAGGTTTTGGTTTGAATACAGCTGTAAATGGTTTTGAAAGCAAAGAAGAGGATACTCACAAAAATGTATGCTCAAATATTAAGGTTATTGCTATGGGAAACATTTTAATGAAAGATGATGCTATAGGAATTGAAGTAGCAAAAGTTATAGAAGAGAGGCTTTTAGAAAGAGAAATTGAAGTTATTTATGTTGAAACTGATGTTCAATATGGAATTTCTAATGTACAAGAAGATGATTATATTTTTGTTTTGGATTCAGCATGTTATGGAAAAGAGCCTGGCGAGATTACATGCTTTCCACTAAATGCCTATATTTCTAAGAAAAAAGGATACTCTCAGCATAAGTATAGTTTTTTGGATCTATTAAAACTTTATTATCCTAGTACTAAAGGAGAAGTTTATGCAATTGAGGTAAAGGAAGTTGAATTTGGTTTTGGATTAAGCTTTGTATTGCAAGAAAAATTAGAAGCTATTTCTAAAGAAATTTTGAAGAGAATAGAAAAATATATAATTAAGAATAAGGTATATGAAAGAAAAGGGGAGTGAAAATATGCATGATACTATTTTATTAAGTAAGATTTCAGAGGAATTAAAAAACATATGTGCAGCCAATAATATTAATAAAGTTAAGACGTTTACTGTTATAGTAAGTTCTAGAAGTCATATACATTCTGACAATCTTTATGATCACCTTCAGCATACTTATGGGAATTTAGTTGGGGAATGGACAAAAATCAATGTAGAAAGGGAAGAGATACAAGATCAAATTGCTATTCTTAAAAGCATCCAAGGAGAACAAAGTGAAAATTAAGAGTCTAGCGTAGAGAAATATTATATCTAGAAGCACATATGCTACCTAGAATATGTTAAGACATTTAATTTGTTTATATAACAACCATATTATTATATATGCCCCTAGTGAAACATATTATATTTGTTTCACTAGGGGTATACATTCAAGGTATAAAATTTATTTAGACGTGTCGAAAAATAAATGGATAATTATTATTAAATACTATTGAATATTATAAAAGAATATGTTAAATTTAAATCATACAAAGGATATCAAAGTGATGAACAAAAGATAAATATTAAAAAGTTATAAAATATTGTGAGGATAAAATATGTTTAAAATAAATAATATCTTAATTATTCAAGGAGATGATGAAAATGGGAAATCTAATAAAGATTAATATGTATGCAGAACTCAAAAAGAAAAATGGAACAATACTAAATTTAAAGAAACTAGAAGCTAATATTACAAATTATAATAACTGGTTACAAATGAACAATAGAGAGGATAAAATAGAAACTTATGAAGAGTTTTTACAAGCTAAATAAATATTTTTAAAGGCAGATTAAATTTAAATGATTTAAGCTGCCTTTAATTATGTATTCTAATGATTAATATTTTGGAAAAACAAAATAAGGTCTCTTTACAATAGAATCCATGTTAAGTATAATTTTAATAAGAATATACGTTCGCACTAAAGCTTAGTAACATGAAAAATGTTTCTAAGAATGTAGCTTAGTTTATTTTATGAATTAAACTAAGCTGTAATTATTTATGCTTTAATATAATATTTAGTAATTTAGCAGAATAGGAGCTATACTTATGAATATAAATGAGTTAATCATATACAATAAAACAATTCCTAAAAGAGAAGCTGTTTATGTGGATTACCCAAATAACTTATCACAAGAATTATGTACTTATCTTTCTAAAAAGGGTATTGAAAAGTTATATTGCCATCAAGGGGAAATGTTTGAAAGAGCAGTAGAAGGAAATAATATTGTAATAACTACATCTACAGCCAGTGGAAAGACTTTAAGTTTTTTACTACCAGTTATTCAAGAAATTTTATCGAATCCTTTAGCAAGGGCAATTTTTATATATCCTACAAAAGCTCTTGCAAGTGATCAGTATCGTGCGATTTTGCCTTACTTAGAATATTTCGGGTCTAACAGGATTTCAGCAGGAGTTTATGATGGGGATACTCCTGTAAACGAACGAAGCAGAATTAGAAAAAATGCTAATATCATTTTAACTAATCCTGAAATGATAAATGCTGCATTTTTACCGAATCACAGTAAGTTTGGTTTTGATTTTATCTTTTCTAATTTAAAATATATTGTGATTGATGAACTTCATACTTATAGAGGTGCTTTTGGCTCACATCTTGCGAATGTATTTAGAAGACTTGGCAGGGTGTGCAGATATTATAATTCATCTCCTCAGTATTTATGCAGTTCAGCAACTATAGCAAATCCAGTTGAACTTGCAGAAGAAATATGCGGACATAAATTTCTTGAGGTTTGCATGGATGGTTCACCAGCTCCAAAGAAAAATTATAAGCTTGTGCAGCCACCAAAGATTATGGGGAATGATAAAAAATATTATGGACAGGTGCAATCAACTTCAGTAGCTGCTGATTTAATACCTGATTTAGTGGAAAATGATAATAGCTTTATTGCTTTTGCCAAATCAAGAAGAAATGTTGAGGTTGTATTAAAAGAAGCAAGAGATAAATTAGAGACGGAAAACTTTTTTGGAGCGTCTTTAAAAGATAAGATATCTGGATACAGAGGAGGATATACTCCACTTGAGCGTAAAGAAATTGAAAATAAAATGATTACTGGAGTTCTGCGAGGTTTAGTATCAACAAATGCTTTAGAGCTTGGAATAGATATTGGTAAAATTGATACAACTGTAATTGTTGGATATCCAGGAACTAGGGCATCTTTTTGGCAGCAGAGCGGAAGAGCAGGAAGAAGCGGAATTGAAAGTACAAATTATTTAATTTTTGATAACCTGCCTTTTGACCAGTATATAGCAATTAATCCAGACTGGCTTTTTGAAAGTGGAAGTGAAAATGCAGTAATTGATAAGAATAACCTTTTAATAGAACTTGCACATATACGTGCTGCAGCTGCTGAAATCCCATTAACTTTAGATGATATTTCAATTTTTCCAGATTTAGGTGAAACAATTCCTGTTTTAATCAGAGCAAGTGAATTAACAAATCAAAGTGGAAAGTTTGCATGGTGTGGTAATTCATTTCCAGCAGGGGATTTCAGCCTAAGAAATATCGATAAAGCAAGGTACAAACTTATAAATAAAGATAACAATAAAGAAATTACAGAAATGGATGAAATGCAGGCTTTTCGTGAAATTCATAATGGAGCAATTTATATGCATGATGGAGTTCAATATCAGGTTGTAAAGCTTGACTTAGAAAGTAGAACTGCTTTTGCTATTCCTTTTAATGGAAATTATTATACAATGCCAGGAGGCACTACAAATATAAGAATAATTCAAGGAAGCAAGGATATGGAATATGAACGTACTAAAGTGACTTTTGGAGATGTAAATGTTGATGAAATAGTTTATATGTATAAAAAGCTGCAATTTCACAATCATCAAAATTTAGGTTTTGAACAGTTAGAAAAACCATTATCAAAGGATTATGATACAGAAAGCACTTGGATAAGGATTCCTGACAATGTTGTTACAGTATATAGAAGGCTCCTTCAGGAAAGTCAAAATGGAGGCTTTATAAGAAATAATCATTTTGAAGGTGTATGTTATGCAATTAAAAATGCAGCAATGATGGCAACTATGACAGAACAGGAAGACATAGGTGTTGTAATGTCTAACAATGCAATTGAAATAAGTCAAAATTATGATAGCGAAGTTTATATGTTTATTTATGATAAATACGTAGGTGGTCTTGGCTATTCTGAAAAAGTATTTGACTTAACTGCAAATATTATTGAAAATGCAATCAAGATGTTAGGGGGATGTACATGTGATGATGGCTGCGCTGCATGTATTGGAGATTATCAATTAAATAAAGCTATGGTTCTATGGGGGCTTAAGAATTTATTAGAGGAAATAGAGGCACCAAAGGATATTAAGTTAGCACAATATGCTCCAGCAACATTTATTAAGAAAGCATTTAAGTTTAATGAATTACAGGAAAAATGGAAAGAATTCTGTGAGTATATGCAGGAGAATGGAGATGCTTTTGCAAAATTTTTAAGTACAATTCCTAAGGTTGAAATAGATAATAGTACTTTAATTTTAGTTTTAAATAATGCATTTTATAGAGAATGGGTAATGGAAGAAAGTAATAAAAAGAGCATAATAAATATTATTTCTTTCCATACAGATGCTCCAATGGGAATTGAATTAAGTGTCAGACTTGAAGAGATAGATGAAGATAGAAAAAATGTAAAAAGTAAATTACAAAGAAGATATGAAGATCTTACAGAATAGGAGAATAACATGCATTATGAAAAAGAGCTAGAAAGATTAAATGAATATCAAAGAGAAGCAGTACTTGATGAAAGTGATGCATGTGTTGTAAATGCAAATGTTGGAAGTGGAAAAACAACAGTTTTGATTTCAAAAATCGTGTATCTTCATTATGCAAAAAATATCAGTTATAAAGATATGATTGTATTAACTTTTACTAATAAAGCTGCAAATGAAATTAAAGAAAGATTAATGGTTTCTGATGAGAGTATAAAATCAGAGGAATTAGAGGGGTTTGGAACATTTCATAGTGTGGCCCTTAATTTACTTAAAGAAGTATTGCCAATTGAAAAAATAAGATATGAAAAAGACTTCTTAGTAATAGAGCCAGATGAGGAATTAGACATTGCCTTGCAGATAATTCAAGAAGAAAAGCTCAAAATTAAATATAAGAACCGTTTAAAAAAGAGACTTGAGCAAGCTATGGTTATTGAGAAAGAGGAAGAAAAGATTTCTCCTTATGATGATGATATATTTAAGCTTATAGAGCTACTAAAGGAAGAAAAGATAAAACAAAATAAGATGTCTTTTTCAGATATATTGCAAAATGCAAATTTATTATTAGGTGAGCATAAAATAGAACCTAAGTGGATTATTATTGATGAGGTTCAAGACAGCGATAAAATACAGCTTGATTTTATTGATAAGTTAAAAGGTGAAAATACTAAGTTATTTGCAGTTGGTGATCCAAATCAGGTTATTTACACCTGGCGTGGAAGTTCTTTAAATGTGGTTTATACATTAAAGCATAAATATAATGCAAAGGAGCTTTCCCTTCCAATAAATTATCGTTCAAGTAATGCTATTTTAGAAGCAGCAAGGTGCTTTCAGCAAAATGGAAGCCGCTTAATGGGTGCTAGAGAAACTGAAAATAAAATCATAGTTAAAAATCATTATAATCCTTTTAATGAAGCATGTTATTTGGTAGATAAGATCAAGGAAATACATAAATCAGGTGTGCCTTATAAGGAGATTGCAATTTTTTATAGACTACAAAACCAGTCTCAGGTCTTTGAAGATGTGTTTTTAAAAAATGATATTCCTTTTGAAGTATCAATGAAGAAAACCATAAGTGACAGTCCAGTGTTAAATTGGATGATCAAATTATTTCGTTTTTGCGTAAATCCTAATGATTTTTCCTCTGCAATTTATGTTCTTAGCAATAAAGAATATGGAGAGAAAATGACAGAAAAGACTGCAAGAAAGATAGTTAAAGAGCAGAACATAATTAAATCAGAAATACTAGAAAAGATGCATGAATTTTTAAATAAATGTTCTGAAATTAAGATGGCAGAAAAGATTTATAATTATTTTGAATTTGATAAGTATATAAAGCCAACTTCAGCTACATATATAGATGATAAAGAAGCTATAAATGCGTTGCTTGATATAATCATAGAATATGTGAAAGAAAAACAAATGCCATTTTTAGATGGACTTAGAGAGTTTATAAATTCATCAGCTTTATATGGAGTAAATATTTTAAAGAAGGATATAAATAGCGATATAGACGCTGTTAAGCTTATGACTTTACATGCATCTAAAGGTCTAGAGTTTTCTTATGTGTTTATTACAGGAGTTAATTATGGGTTAATTCCACTTCATACAAGAGATATGGAGGAAGAAGAGGAACAAAGATTATTTTTTGTTGGAATCACTAGAGCAAAAGATTATCTAGAACTTTCTTATTATACAAATCCAGATTATCATAAGGCAGCGCCTGGAGAAAGTAGATATATTCATATGATTCCAGAGAAATTAATCCAAAATGATAAGGTTAAAAATAATAATGTAAATCTTCAAGAACTTAAAAAACAAATTCAAGAGGCAAAGGCTCAAGGAATTAAAGAAGAAGCTTCGGTTACTGAAAAAGTGGAATTACCAGTAGTTGAAGAAATAAATGAAATATCAATTAAAAAGGTAAGCCACAAGAAATACGGAACGGGAAAAGTCCTAAAGGAAGATGATATGATGATTGAAGTAGAATTTGAGAATTATGGAGTGAAAGAATTTATAAAAGCGTTTAGTGAATTGGAATTTGTGTAAATTAAATCTTATTTAATTTAGTAATACATAGTATATAAATTTTATGTATTAGACAAAGCAAATATTAACCACTTACATATATTTAAGTTTAATACTAAGATTAATATCATAAACTTTAAATATTATAAGTTATAACTATAAATACCTAATATTTTATCGTAATTTTAGAAATTGTTTATCTAAATTAAATTTATTTGTACAATAACATTAATTAAATAAATTTAAAGGTGGCTTAATGTTATGGATACAATTGATTTAAAAATTATTGATGTATTAAAAGAAAATGGTAGAGCATCTGCTTCAGAAATAAGTAAAAAAGTAAATCTATCTATTCCTGCTGTAGCGGAAAGAATAAGAAAGATGGAGGAAGCAGATATAATTGAAAAATACACTATAAAAGTTAATAGAGATAAAATTAATTTTAAGCTTTTAGCGTTTGTCTTTGTTAACATTGATAAGACAGAAAATATAGATGGATTTAGAAAAGACATTGTTAAATACAATTCTGTATTAGAGTGTCATCATGTTGCTGGTGAGTATGATTATTTATTAAAAATCCTTGTAGAAGATACCAAGTCACTTGAGTATTTTATATCAAATATGTTGAAAAATATAAAAGGTGTAATTAAATCAAATACAATAATAGCTCTTTCTTCATTAAAAGAAGACATTAATGTTTAAGAGGTAGTAAAGTGATTTTTAAAGGTTTTAAATTTGGCATGTTATTACAATTTGCAATTGGACCTGTTTGCTTATTTATATTTCAAATGGCATCATTAAATGGCTTTTATATTGGGGAAATAGGTGTATTAGGTGTTGCTTTAGTTGATGGCTTTTTTATTGTTGTTGCTGTCCTTGGTATAGCTTTAATAATTGATAGAAAGAACGTAAAGATAGGTTTAAAAATGTTTGGTTCCATAATTTTGCTTATTTTTGGTCTTAATACTATATTAAATCAATTTAATATTGAATTTATACCAAGCTTAAATATACATGATATTTTGATTTCTACTGACGCATTTACTAGTGCAATTATAATTACTTCATCGAATCCGTTAACAATAATTTTCTGGGCGGGTATATTTTCAACAAAAGTTACAGAAGAAAATATAAAAAAGCAGGATATTTACTCTTTTGGCTTTGGAGCATTCTTATCTACAATATTTTTTTTATCACTAATTAATTTAATAGGAAGCTTCACTAAAATATTCTTATCAACTAATGGAATACAACTATTAAATATAATTATAGGACTTCTATTAATAT harbors:
- a CDS encoding hydrogenase maturation protease, with amino-acid sequence MNTAVNGFESKEEDTHKNVCSNIKVIAMGNILMKDDAIGIEVAKVIEERLLEREIEVIYVETDVQYGISNVQEDDYIFVLDSACYGKEPGEITCFPLNAYISKKKGYSQHKYSFLDLLKLYYPSTKGEVYAIEVKEVEFGFGLSFVLQEKLEAISKEILKRIEKYIIKNKVYERKGE
- a CDS encoding DEAD/DEAH box helicase, which translates into the protein MNINELIIYNKTIPKREAVYVDYPNNLSQELCTYLSKKGIEKLYCHQGEMFERAVEGNNIVITTSTASGKTLSFLLPVIQEILSNPLARAIFIYPTKALASDQYRAILPYLEYFGSNRISAGVYDGDTPVNERSRIRKNANIILTNPEMINAAFLPNHSKFGFDFIFSNLKYIVIDELHTYRGAFGSHLANVFRRLGRVCRYYNSSPQYLCSSATIANPVELAEEICGHKFLEVCMDGSPAPKKNYKLVQPPKIMGNDKKYYGQVQSTSVAADLIPDLVENDNSFIAFAKSRRNVEVVLKEARDKLETENFFGASLKDKISGYRGGYTPLERKEIENKMITGVLRGLVSTNALELGIDIGKIDTTVIVGYPGTRASFWQQSGRAGRSGIESTNYLIFDNLPFDQYIAINPDWLFESGSENAVIDKNNLLIELAHIRAAAAEIPLTLDDISIFPDLGETIPVLIRASELTNQSGKFAWCGNSFPAGDFSLRNIDKARYKLINKDNNKEITEMDEMQAFREIHNGAIYMHDGVQYQVVKLDLESRTAFAIPFNGNYYTMPGGTTNIRIIQGSKDMEYERTKVTFGDVNVDEIVYMYKKLQFHNHQNLGFEQLEKPLSKDYDTESTWIRIPDNVVTVYRRLLQESQNGGFIRNNHFEGVCYAIKNAAMMATMTEQEDIGVVMSNNAIEISQNYDSEVYMFIYDKYVGGLGYSEKVFDLTANIIENAIKMLGGCTCDDGCAACIGDYQLNKAMVLWGLKNLLEEIEAPKDIKLAQYAPATFIKKAFKFNELQEKWKEFCEYMQENGDAFAKFLSTIPKVEIDNSTLILVLNNAFYREWVMEESNKKSIINIISFHTDAPMGIELSVRLEEIDEDRKNVKSKLQRRYEDLTE
- a CDS encoding ATP-dependent helicase, yielding MHYEKELERLNEYQREAVLDESDACVVNANVGSGKTTVLISKIVYLHYAKNISYKDMIVLTFTNKAANEIKERLMVSDESIKSEELEGFGTFHSVALNLLKEVLPIEKIRYEKDFLVIEPDEELDIALQIIQEEKLKIKYKNRLKKRLEQAMVIEKEEEKISPYDDDIFKLIELLKEEKIKQNKMSFSDILQNANLLLGEHKIEPKWIIIDEVQDSDKIQLDFIDKLKGENTKLFAVGDPNQVIYTWRGSSLNVVYTLKHKYNAKELSLPINYRSSNAILEAARCFQQNGSRLMGARETENKIIVKNHYNPFNEACYLVDKIKEIHKSGVPYKEIAIFYRLQNQSQVFEDVFLKNDIPFEVSMKKTISDSPVLNWMIKLFRFCVNPNDFSSAIYVLSNKEYGEKMTEKTARKIVKEQNIIKSEILEKMHEFLNKCSEIKMAEKIYNYFEFDKYIKPTSATYIDDKEAINALLDIIIEYVKEKQMPFLDGLREFINSSALYGVNILKKDINSDIDAVKLMTLHASKGLEFSYVFITGVNYGLIPLHTRDMEEEEEQRLFFVGITRAKDYLELSYYTNPDYHKAAPGESRYIHMIPEKLIQNDKVKNNNVNLQELKKQIQEAKAQGIKEEASVTEKVELPVVEEINEISIKKVSHKKYGTGKVLKEDDMMIEVEFENYGVKEFIKAFSELEFV
- a CDS encoding Lrp/AsnC family transcriptional regulator; translation: MDTIDLKIIDVLKENGRASASEISKKVNLSIPAVAERIRKMEEADIIEKYTIKVNRDKINFKLLAFVFVNIDKTENIDGFRKDIVKYNSVLECHHVAGEYDYLLKILVEDTKSLEYFISNMLKNIKGVIKSNTIIALSSLKEDINV
- a CDS encoding LysE family transporter, with product MIFKGFKFGMLLQFAIGPVCLFIFQMASLNGFYIGEIGVLGVALVDGFFIVVAVLGIALIIDRKNVKIGLKMFGSIILLIFGLNTILNQFNIEFIPSLNIHDILISTDAFTSAIIITSSNPLTIIFWAGIFSTKVTEENIKKQDIYSFGFGAFLSTIFFLSLINLIGSFTKIFLSTNGIQLLNIIIGLLLICFAIKMILKNV